CCGGCTGCTCATGGACCGGGACTACCGGGCGGAGATCCTGGAGACGCTGCCCGCTTCGGTCCGGAAGCGCTCGCTGCTGAAAGACATCGACCGGGAGTACACCCTCGGGGAGATCGCCATCATCACCCGGGCCGCACCGGCCCGGATCCTGGGGCTCTCCCGCAAGGGACATCTCGGTGTGGGCGCCGACGGCGACGTGGCTGTCTACCATCCCGACGACGACGGCGCACGGACACCCAGATGCCGCAGCGTCGTTCCCTGCCGGCGGGCGCTGGACCTGCCGCGCTGGGTGCTGAAGGGAGGCCGGGTGGTGGTAGAAGCCGGGAGGTTCACCGGGGAGACCGGCGATGCGGGCACCACCTTCCATGTGACGCCGGACTACGATCCCTCGGTGGAGAAGCCGCTGCGGAACCACTTCAAGCGGTACTACTCCGTGGCCTTCGACAACTATCCCGTGCAGGACGCCTACCTGGGGAGCGGGGAGTCGGTCCCATGCCGGTAAGCGGACAGCCTGCCCACGAGGTGTACCTGCTGCTGGGCGCCAACCTGGGCGACCGGCAGAGCAACATGCTCCAGGCGCTGCAGTACCTGCAGGGACGGGCCGTGATCGAGCGTGTCTCCTCCTTCTACGAGACCGAACCGGTGGGGTACGCCGACCAGCCCTGGTTCCTCAACCTGGTCTGCCGGCTGCGCACGGACATGGAGCCGGTGGAGTTCCTGCGCTTTCTCAAATCCATCGAGATGCGCATGGGGCGGGTGGACAGCTTCCGGAACGCCCCCCGTCCCATCGATCTGGACATCCTGGTCTATGACGATCTCCAGATGGACACCGGGGAGCTCACCATCCCCCACCCCAGGATGGCCGAGCGGGCCTTTGTCCTGGTGCCCTTCGCGGAGCTGGACCCCCATGTGGTGCCGGCCGGGTACAGCCGCTCCGTCGGGGAGCTTGCCTCCGCGATGGACGGCAGCGGTGTCGTCAAGGTGGAGCAGAGCCTGCGCTTCAATCTGGAGCGGGACATCCAGCGGGGCAAACCCGCCGTGCCGGTGAGCCTCAGCCGGGTGGGGGTGACCAACCTCCAGCGGATCATCCGGATGAGCGACCACGGCAAGGAGACCCTCTTTTACGCAGAGATGGATCTGTTCGCCTATCTCAGTGAGGCACAGACGGGGATCCATATGTCCCGGTTCAGCGATGTGCTGGAGCGCCTGGTGGAGGAGATCACCCTGGAGGCCTCCACCAGCATCGAGGGGATCGCCGAGCGGCTGGCCCGCCAGGTGACCCGCACCCAGGAGGCGGAGCGTGCGGAGGTGCACATCCGGGCCAAGTATCCCCTCAAGAAACGCACGCCCATCTCGGGCAAAAGGGTGGAGGAGCTCTACACCTTCATCGGAATCGCCGCCTGCAACGGCCGGGAGACCCGTCGCCTGGTCGGTGTGGAGGTGGAGGGGATGACCGCCTGTCCCTGCGCCCAGGACATGATCCGCAGCCACTCCAGGAAACTCCTGGTCGATGAGGGGTACAGCGAGGAGGACGCCCGATACATCGTGGACCTCCTGCCGCTGGCCTCGCACAACCAGCGCGGACGGGGAACCCTGCTCATCGGCAGCGAGCAGGCGGTACGCGCCGAGTATCTGGTGCATGTTCTGGAGGCCTCCATGAGCTCCGAGACCTACGAACTGCTCAAGCGTCCCGATGAGTTTTTCGTGGTCAACAAGGCGCATCAGAACCCGATGTTCACCGAGGATGTGGTCCGGGAGGTCTTCCGGAATCTGGTGGACATCTATCCCGATCTGCCGGACGACAGCTTTGTCCTGGTGCGGCAGGAGAATCTGGAGAGCATCCACCAGCACAACGCCTTCGCCGAGCGTTCCGGTACCCTCCGGGCCATCCGGTCGGAGCTGGAAAGCGGACAGGGCGTCGGCGAGGCCCTGACGCTGGAGGAGTGGCTGCGTTTCTGATGGTACGCCGTGGCGGGAATCGTCAACCCCGGCGGTGGCCGGCACCGTCTGACGGTGGTGGCGGCGGGTCTCTCCGGACGGCCTGGTGCGTCACCGGGGCGGGCTATCTGCTGGAGGAATCCCTGGATCTGGCCCTGGAGACGGCGGGGACGGTCACCCTCTTTGCATCCGGGGCCGGGGCCGAGGTGCTCGCCATGTACGGCCTGACAGACAGGGTGCGGTCTTCGGGGCTGCGTTACGTGGCAGACCAGGCGGCCAGCGCTCCCTCCTGCGGGGCCATGTCGCTGGGACGCTACGACCGTCTGGTGATCGCCCCGGCCACGGCCAACACGGTGGCCAAGTGCGCCCAGGGGATCGCCGACACCCTGCCCACCAATCTCTTCGCTCAGGCCGGCAAAGCGGGGGTTCCCTCCTGCGTGCTGCCCACCGACAACCCGGGGGAGGTAGAGACGAAGGATCCAGGCGGACATACCTTCCGGTTGTGCCCCCGAGCGGTGGATCTGCGGAACCGCTCCCTGCTGGCGGATCTCCCCCTGGTGGAGGTGGTCGATTCGGTGGAGAGGCTCCGGCGATGGCTGCGCACCTCTTCCTGACGGGACAGCTGGCGGAGGCCTCCCTCCGGGCGACGCTGGCCGAGATGGCTCCCTCCTTCGACTACGGGATCCACGTGCTGCCGATCACCGTAGCGGCGCTTGCCGACTGCGGCTGGATCGCGGCGCGCCTGCCCGATCTCGGCGGCTACGACACCCTGGTCTTCCCCGGCCTCTGCCAGGGCGACGGGGAGGTGCTGGCCGCCGCCGCACCGGGCGTGGAGGTCCTGCGGGGGCCGGAGGATCTCAAGGATCTGCCGGGCTTTTTCGGCCTGCAGGGAGCGACGCCGTCGCTGTCGGACTACCGCATCGAGATCGCGGCGGAGATCGTGGACGCCCATCTCCTGGCTCCGGAGGCGCTGCTGGCGGCGGCCCGGCGTTACGCCCGGCAGGGCGCCGATATCATCGACCTGGGCGGTCCCGTCTCCGGCGCCTACCCCGGTGTGGCCGGGCAGGTCACGCTGCTGCGGGAGGAGGGCTTCCGGGTCAGTGCGGACAGCTTCCACGGCGAGAGCCTGCGGGCCGCCTCGCGGGCCGGGGCGGAGCTGCTGCTGAGTGTCAACAGCAGTAATATCGAGATCGCTCCGGCGCTGGAGGGAACGGTGGTGCTGATCCCCGATTTTGACGACCGGAGCATCGCTTCGCTGGAGCGCAACATGGAGCGGCTCCGGCGGTGGGGGGTGCCCTTCGTGGTGGACCCCGTGCTGGACCCCTTCCCCTTCGGCCTTCTGACCTCTCTGGAGCGCTACATCGACTTCCGGCGGCGCTATCCCGAGGTGGGACTCTTCATGGGCATCGGCAACCAGACGGAGCTGGTGGAGGCCGACTCCACGGGGATCAACGCGTTGCTGGCGGCGATCTGCACCGACCTCGATGTCGGCGCGGTCCTCACCACATCGGTGGTCTCCTGGGCGGCCGGTGCGGTGGCCGAGTTCGATCGTGCGAGACGGCTGATGCACTACGCGCGGGAGCGGCGGTGTGTGCCCAAGCATGCAGGAGCCGGCCTGGTGACCGCCCGGGATCTTCCCCACAGCGTCTTCGGCGGGGAGGAGCTCGGGCGGATGCAGGAGGTTGTGCGGGACGACAACTACCGGATCTTCGTCTCGCCGCCCTGGATCTACATCTTCAACGGCGGGTGCTTCCTCCGCGGTGCGAGCGCCGAGGAGCTGTGCCGGCGGCTGGCTGTGGCGGATTCCTCCCACGCTTTCTATCTGGGGCGGGAGCTCCAGAAGGCCCAGACGGCGCTGGAACTGGGTAAGCGCTACAGGCAGGACCAGCCTCTCGATTGGGGGTATATCGCGGAACAGCCATGATCATCGAGACGATTCTGACGACAACCACAGCAGACGGAAGGGCGCACGTCGCCCCCATGGGGGTGGAGGACCGCTCCCCAGGGGAGCTTCTGGTCCGTCCCTTTGTCGCCGGCCATACCTGGGCGAATCTCCAGCGCTGCGGCTACGCCGTGG
Above is a window of Synergistales bacterium DNA encoding:
- the mptA gene encoding GTP cyclohydrolase MptA, translating into MPVSGQPAHEVYLLLGANLGDRQSNMLQALQYLQGRAVIERVSSFYETEPVGYADQPWFLNLVCRLRTDMEPVEFLRFLKSIEMRMGRVDSFRNAPRPIDLDILVYDDLQMDTGELTIPHPRMAERAFVLVPFAELDPHVVPAGYSRSVGELASAMDGSGVVKVEQSLRFNLERDIQRGKPAVPVSLSRVGVTNLQRIIRMSDHGKETLFYAEMDLFAYLSEAQTGIHMSRFSDVLERLVEEITLEASTSIEGIAERLARQVTRTQEAERAEVHIRAKYPLKKRTPISGKRVEELYTFIGIAACNGRETRRLVGVEVEGMTACPCAQDMIRSHSRKLLVDEGYSEEDARYIVDLLPLASHNQRGRGTLLIGSEQAVRAEYLVHVLEASMSSETYELLKRPDEFFVVNKAHQNPMFTEDVVREVFRNLVDIYPDLPDDSFVLVRQENLESIHQHNAFAERSGTLRAIRSELESGQGVGEALTLEEWLRF
- a CDS encoding flavoprotein, coding for MVRRGGNRQPRRWPAPSDGGGGGSLRTAWCVTGAGYLLEESLDLALETAGTVTLFASGAGAEVLAMYGLTDRVRSSGLRYVADQAASAPSCGAMSLGRYDRLVIAPATANTVAKCAQGIADTLPTNLFAQAGKAGVPSCVLPTDNPGEVETKDPGGHTFRLCPRAVDLRNRSLLADLPLVEVVDSVERLRRWLRTSS
- a CDS encoding DUF6513 domain-containing protein, with the protein product MAAHLFLTGQLAEASLRATLAEMAPSFDYGIHVLPITVAALADCGWIAARLPDLGGYDTLVFPGLCQGDGEVLAAAAPGVEVLRGPEDLKDLPGFFGLQGATPSLSDYRIEIAAEIVDAHLLAPEALLAAARRYARQGADIIDLGGPVSGAYPGVAGQVTLLREEGFRVSADSFHGESLRAASRAGAELLLSVNSSNIEIAPALEGTVVLIPDFDDRSIASLERNMERLRRWGVPFVVDPVLDPFPFGLLTSLERYIDFRRRYPEVGLFMGIGNQTELVEADSTGINALLAAICTDLDVGAVLTTSVVSWAAGAVAEFDRARRLMHYARERRCVPKHAGAGLVTARDLPHSVFGGEELGRMQEVVRDDNYRIFVSPPWIYIFNGGCFLRGASAEELCRRLAVADSSHAFYLGRELQKAQTALELGKRYRQDQPLDWGYIAEQP